The following proteins are encoded in a genomic region of Corylus avellana chromosome ca4, CavTom2PMs-1.0:
- the LOC132179877 gene encoding uncharacterized protein LOC132179877 isoform X1 yields MASPSLCKWSRTTKSYATTKLSSSPCNPSVFFSFYTSPLKRPRITASSLHDSSSSSSSSSSTVAAKAKQRTKKSVTFDNSTSQPNASLVESDTRSLRRSALSFKSLFGRRALWRRIFFASKKVRSIILLNVIAIVYASNIPVVKEVEAIIDPAAFTVVRFALSAIPFIPFVFQARGDVRIRNAGIELGFWVSLGYLMQAFGLLTSDAGRASFLSMFTIVVVPLLDGMLGAKIPPLIWFGALMSIVGVALLESSGSPPSVGDLWNFLSAVFFGVHMLRTEHISRSTKKEDFLPLLGYEICVIALSSTIWYFLGSCFGGIQAYGLSSWSWTLLWNWIVTFPWIPALYTGIFSTGLCLWVEMAAMRDVSATETAIIYGLEPLWGAGFAWFLLGERWGAAGWIGAALVLGGSLTVQIFGSSPIRHSEDEERSENGDKLFVSDKQNDLSTSPVIVSSRKDVPARLKKPHHL; encoded by the exons ATGGCTTCACCGTCACTGTGCAAATGGTCACGGACGACGAAGAGCTACGCCACCACTAAGCTCTCCTCTTCTCCATGCAATCCCTCGGTTTTCTTTTCGTTCTACACTAGTCCCCTTAAACGACCTCGTATCACCGCCTCCTCTCTTCAcgactcttcttcttcttcttcttcttcttcttctactgtTGCTGCTAAAGccaaacagagaacaaaaaaatcCGTAACGTTCGATAATTCGACTTCCCAACCAAACGCGTCGTTGGTTGAGTCGGATACTCGATCCCTAAGAAGATCAGCTCTGAGTTTTAAGTCCTTGTTTGGGAGGCGAGCTTTGTGGCGACGAATATTTTTCGCTTCCAAGAAAGTTAGAAGCATCATTTTGCTCAATGTTATCGCTATTGTCTACG CTAGTAATATTCCAGTTGTGAAAGAGGTTGAAGCGATTATTGACCCTGCTGCCTTCACTGTTGTGCGATTTGCATTGTCTGCCATTCCATTCATCCCATTTGTATTTCAAGCACGAGGTGATGTTCGTATCCGTAATGCCGGGATAGAGTTGGGTTTCTGGGTCAGTCTGGGGTACCTTATGCAGGCTTTTGGCCTGCTAACATCTGATGCTGGGCGTGCATCATTTCTGTCTATGTTCACT ATTGTTGTGGTTCCCTTGCTTGATGGCATGTTAGGAGCAAAAATTCCCCCCCTTATCTGGTTTGGAGCTCTCATGTCCATCGTAGGAGTTGCATTGCTGGAATCCAGTGGATCACCTCCATCT GTTGGAGATCTTTGGAACTTCTTAAGTGCGGTGTTTTTTGGCGTTCATATGCTAAGGACAGAACATATTTCAAGAAGCACAAAGAAAGAGGATTTTTTACCCCTTCTTGGATATGAG ATATGTGTTATTGCTCTATCATCAACGATATGGTATTTTCTTGGAAGCTGCTTTGGTGGGATCCAAGCATACGGACTGTCATCATGGTCATGGACATTGCTTTGGAATTGGATTGTTACATTTCCATGGATACCTGCACTGTACACAGGCATATTTTCAACTGGGTTATGCTTATGGGTAGAG ATGGCTGCAATGCGTGATGTATCAGCCACTGAAACTGCAATAATTTATGGGTTAGAGCCACTCTGGGGTGCTGGTTTTGCATGGTTTCTCCTCGGTGAAAGGTGGGGTGCTGCTGGTTGGATTGGTGCTGCTCTTGTGCTAG GTGGGAGCTTAACAGTCCAGATATTTGGATCTTCTCCCATAAGGCACAgtgaagatgaagaaagaagTGAAAATGGTGATAAACTATTTGTTtcagataaacaaaatgatctTTCTACTTCTCCAGTCATTGTCAGTTCTAGAAAAGATGTTCCTGCTCGACTAAAGAAGCCTCATCACTTGTAG
- the LOC132178192 gene encoding CLAVATA3/ESR (CLE)-related protein 17 translates to MIALSEAPRARSGATAAAIFLLWVFLISTQIALYCAAAAHEDTGGRFIRSPPARKERFSETTAPPLFHAPSSSTAPAQQLLGGAKNGDPDTLYGDDKRIIHTGPNPLHN, encoded by the coding sequence ATGATAGCTCTTTCGGAAGCTCCAAGAGCAAGATCAGGAGCTACTGCGGCTGCAATCTTCCTGTTGTGGGTCTTCTTAATCTCCACCCAGATAGCTTTGTATTGCGCTGCTGCTGCTCATGAAGACACCGGCGGCCGCTTCATTAGGTCTCCGCCCGCCAGGAAAGAACGTTTTTCCGAGACGACGGCGCCGCCGTTGTTCCATGCACCTTCAAGCAGTACTGCTCCAGCTCAGCAGCTTCTGGGTGGGGCCAAGAATGGCGATCCGGACACGCTTTATGGAGACGACAAGAGAATAATTCATACAGGTCCCAATCCTCTTCATAACTAG
- the LOC132179877 gene encoding uncharacterized protein LOC132179877 isoform X2, with the protein MASPSLCKWSRTTKSYATTKLSSSPCNPSVFFSFYTSPLKRPRITASSLHDSSSSSSSSSSTVAAKAKQRTKKSVTFDNSTSQPNASLVESDTRSLRRSALSFKSLFGRRALWRRIFFASKKVRSIILLNVIAIVYARGDVRIRNAGIELGFWVSLGYLMQAFGLLTSDAGRASFLSMFTIVVVPLLDGMLGAKIPPLIWFGALMSIVGVALLESSGSPPSVGDLWNFLSAVFFGVHMLRTEHISRSTKKEDFLPLLGYEICVIALSSTIWYFLGSCFGGIQAYGLSSWSWTLLWNWIVTFPWIPALYTGIFSTGLCLWVEMAAMRDVSATETAIIYGLEPLWGAGFAWFLLGERWGAAGWIGAALVLGGSLTVQIFGSSPIRHSEDEERSENGDKLFVSDKQNDLSTSPVIVSSRKDVPARLKKPHHL; encoded by the exons ATGGCTTCACCGTCACTGTGCAAATGGTCACGGACGACGAAGAGCTACGCCACCACTAAGCTCTCCTCTTCTCCATGCAATCCCTCGGTTTTCTTTTCGTTCTACACTAGTCCCCTTAAACGACCTCGTATCACCGCCTCCTCTCTTCAcgactcttcttcttcttcttcttcttcttcttctactgtTGCTGCTAAAGccaaacagagaacaaaaaaatcCGTAACGTTCGATAATTCGACTTCCCAACCAAACGCGTCGTTGGTTGAGTCGGATACTCGATCCCTAAGAAGATCAGCTCTGAGTTTTAAGTCCTTGTTTGGGAGGCGAGCTTTGTGGCGACGAATATTTTTCGCTTCCAAGAAAGTTAGAAGCATCATTTTGCTCAATGTTATCGCTATTGTCTACG CACGAGGTGATGTTCGTATCCGTAATGCCGGGATAGAGTTGGGTTTCTGGGTCAGTCTGGGGTACCTTATGCAGGCTTTTGGCCTGCTAACATCTGATGCTGGGCGTGCATCATTTCTGTCTATGTTCACT ATTGTTGTGGTTCCCTTGCTTGATGGCATGTTAGGAGCAAAAATTCCCCCCCTTATCTGGTTTGGAGCTCTCATGTCCATCGTAGGAGTTGCATTGCTGGAATCCAGTGGATCACCTCCATCT GTTGGAGATCTTTGGAACTTCTTAAGTGCGGTGTTTTTTGGCGTTCATATGCTAAGGACAGAACATATTTCAAGAAGCACAAAGAAAGAGGATTTTTTACCCCTTCTTGGATATGAG ATATGTGTTATTGCTCTATCATCAACGATATGGTATTTTCTTGGAAGCTGCTTTGGTGGGATCCAAGCATACGGACTGTCATCATGGTCATGGACATTGCTTTGGAATTGGATTGTTACATTTCCATGGATACCTGCACTGTACACAGGCATATTTTCAACTGGGTTATGCTTATGGGTAGAG ATGGCTGCAATGCGTGATGTATCAGCCACTGAAACTGCAATAATTTATGGGTTAGAGCCACTCTGGGGTGCTGGTTTTGCATGGTTTCTCCTCGGTGAAAGGTGGGGTGCTGCTGGTTGGATTGGTGCTGCTCTTGTGCTAG GTGGGAGCTTAACAGTCCAGATATTTGGATCTTCTCCCATAAGGCACAgtgaagatgaagaaagaagTGAAAATGGTGATAAACTATTTGTTtcagataaacaaaatgatctTTCTACTTCTCCAGTCATTGTCAGTTCTAGAAAAGATGTTCCTGCTCGACTAAAGAAGCCTCATCACTTGTAG